In Pithys albifrons albifrons isolate INPA30051 chromosome 6, PitAlb_v1, whole genome shotgun sequence, a single genomic region encodes these proteins:
- the LOC139673160 gene encoding protein diaphanous homolog 1-like yields the protein MRTHPDRARQPRRDACGALITTLCKAGGDGSAAEPGPPQQAGRQSSCPGPGPAGLRRPCAGPAIGTSAGLRKASLPSAVNGEAPGPGLLNSSSSRLPPPPPLPAARLPAASAPLPGTVCAPCPCPQSSA from the exons ATGCGGACACATCCTGATCGCGCCAGGCAGCCGCGAAGAGACGCCTGCGGAGCGCTCATAACCACTCTGTGCAAGGCAGGGGGCGATGGCTCAGCAGCCGAGCCCGGCCCCCCGCAGCAGGCGGGCcggcagagcagctgccccggccccggccccgcggggctGCGCCGCCCGTGCGCGGGGCCAGCCATCGGCACCTCCGCAG GACTCAGGAAAGCGTCACTTCCTAGTGCGGTCAACGGGGAGGCTCCCGGGCCCGGGCTCCTcaactcctcctcctcccgccttcctcctcctcctcctctccccgcGGCGCGGCTCCCCGCGGCCTCGGCGCCTCTGCCCGGCACCGTCTGCGCCCCCTGCCCTTGTCCACAGAGCTCAGCTTGA